One Caretta caretta isolate rCarCar2 chromosome 8, rCarCar1.hap1, whole genome shotgun sequence DNA window includes the following coding sequences:
- the LOC142072998 gene encoding myb/SANT-like DNA-binding domain-containing protein 7 has product MQSSSAQVTMMESQNRKRAPAWTEREVQDLIAVWGEESVLSELRSSFRNAKTFVKISQGMKDRGHNRDPKQCRVKLKELRQAYQKTREANGRSGSQPQTCRFYDELHAILGGSATTTPAVLFDSFNGDGGNTEAGFGDEEDDDEVVDSSQQASGETGFPDSQELFLTLDLEPVPPEPTQGCLLDPAGGEGTSAACVSMITGSSPSQRLVKLRKKKKKPHSR; this is encoded by the exons atgcagagctcatcagcacaggtgaccatgatggagtcccagaatcgcaaaagagctccagcatggaccgaacgggaggtacaggatctgatcgctgtatggggagaggaatccgtgctatcagaactccgttccagttttcgaaatgccaaaacctttgtcaaaatctcccagggcatgaaggacagaggccataacagggacccaaagcagtgccgcgtgaaactgaaggagctgaggcaagcctaccagaaaaccagagaggcgaacggccgctctgggtcacagccccaaacatgccgcttctatgatgagttgcatgccattttagggggttcagccaccactaccccagccgtgttgtttgactccttcaatggagatggaggcaatacggaagcaggttttggggacgaagaagatgatgatgaggttgtagatagctcacagcaagcaagtggagaaaccggttttcccgacagccaggaactgtttctcaccctggacctggagccagtaccccccgaacccacccaaggctgcctcctggacccagcaggcggagaagggacctctg ctgcatgtgtttcaatgatcacaggatcttctccttcccagaggctagtgaagcttagaaagaaaaaaaaaaaaccgcactcgagatga